A genomic segment from Blastococcus sp. PRF04-17 encodes:
- a CDS encoding SMP-30/gluconolactonase/LRE family protein, which yields MQRRGTAEVRVAVAARDTLGEGPSWHPGRRELVRVDIRAEQVIRWSADTGQETRTAVGGPVSLAVPDRDGGLVVAGGSTVTRWRADGSRAELCRIDPDTESTTLNDGKCDDRGRLWIGTYDRDGGSLATLHVVDVDGSVRVAETGLSASNGLAWDAESTVLYLVDTPRRVIWRYDYRLDGGELGDREVFARIGEDAGLPDGLATDTAGGVWVALFGGGAVHRYDAGGALTHVVPVPVTYPTSVAFGGDDLRTVFVTTSRTRLTPEQDAAEPLGGSVLAFDVDAPGVPVASYGSPG from the coding sequence GTGCAGCGACGGGGAACGGCCGAGGTCCGGGTCGCGGTGGCGGCCCGCGACACGCTGGGCGAGGGACCGAGCTGGCACCCCGGCCGGCGGGAGCTGGTGCGGGTGGACATCCGGGCCGAGCAGGTGATCCGGTGGTCCGCGGACACCGGGCAGGAGACCCGCACCGCCGTCGGAGGGCCGGTCAGCCTCGCCGTCCCCGACCGCGACGGCGGACTGGTCGTGGCAGGGGGCAGCACCGTGACGCGGTGGCGGGCCGACGGCAGCCGCGCCGAGCTCTGCCGGATCGACCCGGACACGGAGTCCACCACCCTGAACGACGGCAAGTGCGACGATCGCGGGCGGCTCTGGATCGGCACCTACGACCGGGACGGCGGTTCCCTGGCGACGCTGCACGTCGTGGACGTGGACGGCTCGGTGCGGGTGGCGGAGACCGGCCTCTCCGCGTCGAACGGGCTCGCCTGGGATGCCGAGTCCACCGTCCTGTACCTGGTCGACACGCCGCGGCGGGTGATCTGGCGGTACGACTACCGCCTCGACGGCGGGGAGCTGGGCGACCGGGAGGTCTTCGCCCGGATCGGCGAGGACGCCGGCCTGCCCGACGGCCTGGCCACGGACACCGCCGGCGGCGTGTGGGTCGCCCTCTTCGGCGGCGGGGCGGTGCACCGGTACGACGCCGGCGGGGCGCTGACCCACGTGGTGCCGGTGCCGGTCACCTACCCCACCAGCGTCGCGTTCGGCGGCGACGACCTGCGCACGGTCTTCGTAACGACCTCGCGCACCCGACTCACCCCCGAGCAGGACGCCGCGGAACCCCTCGGCGGCAGCGTCCTCGCGTTCGACGTCGACGCGCCGGGGGTGCCGGTGGCGTCCTACGGCTCGCCGGGCTGA
- a CDS encoding EthD domain-containing protein produces the protein MQTSGEVKVHAFMVKKAGLSDEEFHRHWRDPHGHLAMRVREIIRYVQDHTFGAQPRFDGWAPLIYHGLPAVWFADIGTATGLHSNPDFQESHADEENLVERDQLGWLRSTETVLVPGPVPAPGDPERWKLTLLVRGRPSWAGEAFRSAIVDVARDVAGTLPDLVRATVSLPRPDQYTETRALYDAVLEFAFGSRAELEVATDVFAERSLPAVERVVDPAGSSAAWTYEERWIWP, from the coding sequence GTGCAGACATCGGGCGAGGTCAAGGTCCACGCGTTCATGGTCAAGAAGGCCGGGCTGTCCGACGAGGAGTTCCACCGGCACTGGCGCGATCCGCACGGCCACCTCGCGATGCGGGTCAGGGAGATCATCCGCTACGTGCAGGACCACACGTTCGGCGCGCAGCCGCGGTTCGACGGCTGGGCGCCGCTGATCTACCACGGGCTGCCCGCGGTGTGGTTCGCCGACATTGGGACCGCCACGGGACTGCACTCGAACCCGGACTTCCAGGAGTCGCACGCCGACGAGGAGAACCTCGTGGAGCGGGACCAGCTCGGCTGGTTGCGCAGCACCGAGACGGTGCTCGTGCCGGGCCCGGTGCCCGCTCCGGGCGATCCGGAGCGGTGGAAGCTCACGCTGCTGGTCCGCGGGCGACCGTCGTGGGCGGGGGAGGCGTTCCGGTCGGCGATCGTCGACGTCGCGCGCGACGTGGCGGGCACCCTGCCCGATCTGGTCCGCGCCACGGTGTCGCTGCCCCGGCCCGACCAGTACACGGAGACCAGGGCGCTGTACGACGCCGTCCTGGAGTTCGCGTTCGGCAGCCGGGCGGAGCTGGAGGTCGCCACCGACGTCTTCGCGGAGCGGAGCCTGCCCGCGGTCGAGCGCGTCGTGGACCCAGCCGGATCCAGCGCCGCCTGGACCTACGAGGAGCGCTGGATCTGGCCGTGA
- a CDS encoding carboxymuconolactone decarboxylase family protein, translating into MSRVPPAPREQYEPLVGAGAPLRQQVYAQAPAIAGPYLQFMRAMRDNGTLPRRLVELVRLRVSFHNQCRTCMSIRYSDALDAGIDEGLVCSLERPEEAPDLTEAEKAALALADKMATDHLSVTDETFARLYDHFTTQEVMELCFQVATFVGYGRMGAILDMTDDLPTEYTDPDAVLAPWRQAPAEVV; encoded by the coding sequence ATGTCGCGAGTTCCCCCCGCACCGAGAGAGCAGTACGAGCCCCTGGTGGGAGCCGGAGCGCCGTTGCGGCAACAGGTCTACGCCCAGGCACCCGCTATCGCCGGCCCGTACCTGCAGTTCATGCGGGCGATGCGCGACAACGGCACGCTCCCCCGTCGCCTCGTGGAGCTGGTCCGGCTGCGGGTCTCCTTCCACAACCAGTGCCGCACGTGCATGTCGATCCGGTACAGCGACGCCCTGGACGCGGGCATCGACGAGGGCCTGGTGTGCTCGCTCGAGCGGCCGGAGGAGGCGCCCGACCTCACCGAGGCGGAGAAGGCGGCGCTCGCGCTCGCGGACAAGATGGCGACCGACCACCTGTCGGTGACCGACGAGACCTTCGCCCGGCTCTACGACCACTTCACCACCCAGGAGGTGATGGAGCTGTGCTTCCAGGTCGCCACGTTCGTCGGCTACGGCCGCATGGGGGCGATCCTGGACATGACCGACGACCTGCCGACCGAGTACACCGACCCGGACGCCGTGCTGGCGCCGTGGAGGCAGGCTCCGGCCGAGGTCGTCTGA
- a CDS encoding nuclear transport factor 2 family protein produces MSESLEDRIGRLEDRAAIQELAVLYGFIMDERDEEGIREIFTEDATLRSEDGVFAANGLEEIVTTYLGRFAQLGPTNHFSHGHVVRFDPADRDRATGLLASHAEVDRNGTAMQVALRYKDTYRRVDGRWRFADRLMGYMYYMPLAEMATGLGDRNSVRAYGDHRPADWPEVLYRESGNAFLKNYR; encoded by the coding sequence ATGTCGGAATCGCTGGAGGACCGGATCGGCCGGCTCGAGGACAGGGCGGCGATCCAGGAGCTCGCCGTCCTGTACGGGTTCATCATGGACGAGCGCGACGAGGAGGGGATCCGCGAGATCTTCACCGAGGACGCCACCCTGCGGTCCGAGGACGGCGTCTTCGCGGCGAACGGTCTCGAGGAGATCGTCACCACCTACCTCGGCCGGTTCGCCCAGCTCGGCCCGACCAACCACTTCTCGCACGGGCACGTCGTCCGCTTCGATCCGGCCGACCGGGACCGCGCCACGGGCCTGCTGGCGTCGCACGCCGAGGTCGACCGGAACGGCACGGCGATGCAGGTGGCGCTGCGCTACAAGGACACCTACCGCCGGGTCGACGGGCGCTGGCGCTTCGCCGACCGGCTCATGGGCTACATGTACTACATGCCGCTGGCGGAGATGGCGACCGGCCTCGGCGACCGCAACAGCGTGCGGGCGTACGGCGACCACCGGCCCGCGGACTGGCCCGAGGTGCTCTACCGCGAGTCCGGCAACGCCTTCCTCAAGAACTACCGCTGA
- a CDS encoding TetR/AcrR family transcriptional regulator — MTDAANARPARRPRSDAARNRARVSEAAVQVLAEQGLGATVGDIAERAQVGNATVFRHFPTKADLLAEVATRWLEDWRSALEQLLASEPAGGAFQGLVAELYERLRRNRMALDLFRAHDFDRLRQQRPALDPFGAENIDQRVAGARRAVEALITEALARAIRDGLVTPDVTYADLTVLVLGTAGRLADMGETEPARWRRHAELTWAAITMRGPDAAPRTADAPPPGGRPPGGGAFSGSS; from the coding sequence GTGACCGACGCCGCGAACGCACGGCCGGCTCGGCGGCCGCGGTCCGACGCCGCCCGCAACCGGGCCCGGGTCTCGGAGGCCGCGGTCCAGGTCCTCGCCGAGCAAGGTCTCGGCGCCACCGTCGGCGACATCGCGGAGCGGGCGCAGGTGGGCAACGCGACGGTGTTCCGCCACTTCCCGACGAAGGCAGATCTGCTGGCCGAGGTCGCCACGCGCTGGCTCGAGGACTGGCGCTCCGCGCTGGAGCAGTTGCTGGCGTCCGAGCCCGCCGGCGGGGCGTTCCAGGGCCTGGTCGCCGAGCTGTACGAGCGGCTGCGCCGGAACCGGATGGCCCTCGACCTGTTCCGCGCACACGACTTCGACCGGCTGCGTCAGCAGCGGCCGGCGCTGGACCCCTTCGGGGCCGAGAACATCGACCAGCGGGTGGCCGGGGCGCGCCGCGCGGTCGAGGCGCTGATCACCGAGGCGCTGGCCCGCGCGATCCGGGACGGGCTGGTCACGCCCGACGTCACCTACGCCGACCTGACCGTGCTCGTCCTCGGGACCGCCGGCCGCCTCGCGGACATGGGTGAGACCGAGCCCGCGCGGTGGCGACGCCACGCCGAACTCACCTGGGCGGCCATCACCATGCGCGGCCCCGACGCCGCGCCTCGAACCGCTGACGCTCCGCCTCCCGGGGGCCGGCCCCCGGGAGGTGGGGCGTTCAGCGGTAGTTCTTGA
- a CDS encoding UGSC family (seleno)protein — protein MTATLSRTIRVHSPIAVSEPAAPVELAPRGNVQEGARLLLIDNGKPRARDLLRMLADQMQILLPIGSVEVVSKPSAASPLADDEAAEIAARADLAITGLGDCGACSACSLHDALLLERSGVPSTVLITDVFVAHVNRFAVNLGAPGYHHLVVPHPAATKPDDELRRLARSVAPAARDQLAL, from the coding sequence ATGACCGCCACCCTGTCCCGCACCATCCGGGTGCACAGTCCGATCGCCGTCAGCGAACCGGCCGCACCGGTGGAGCTCGCGCCCCGGGGGAACGTGCAGGAGGGCGCGCGGCTGCTCCTGATCGACAACGGCAAGCCGAGGGCGCGCGACCTCCTGCGCATGCTCGCCGACCAGATGCAGATCCTGCTGCCGATCGGGTCGGTCGAGGTGGTCAGCAAGCCATCGGCCGCCTCCCCGCTGGCCGACGACGAGGCCGCGGAGATCGCCGCTCGCGCCGACCTCGCCATCACCGGGCTGGGCGACTGCGGTGCCTGCAGCGCCTGCTCGCTGCACGACGCACTGCTGCTCGAGCGGTCCGGCGTCCCGAGCACCGTGCTCATCACCGACGTCTTCGTCGCCCACGTCAACCGGTTCGCCGTCAACCTCGGCGCCCCGGGCTACCACCACCTCGTCGTCCCGCACCCGGCGGCGACCAAGCCGGACGACGAACTGCGGCGCCTGGCGCGGTCGGTGGCCCCGGCCGCCCGTGACCAGCTGGCGCTGTAG
- a CDS encoding MFS transporter: MSDSPVPLPREVAPPPAGRPRLPAWIFVAMVALIGLNLRAAMGSVPPLLPDIAEDLRLSATSQGMLTSVVIIFMGLSAPLGQRLGARLGPERATVVTLLVLAAGCTLRLVAVTEPIFLVSSALAGIGMGGSSALLPSLIAEHVPRIRGLTMGVYSTGLALGVAVAAWVAVPTERALSGWRPALALWGGITALTALLWLALVPRLRARTGPARAAAPVVTNNRLPWRSPTARWVTWFTAANMIIGFSGLAWITPFYVDLGVPGQRAAEYFVLFQVVQLFAMLTLPWLTDFTRDRRLMLALCVACSGIGIVCLLVAPLALAVPAVLVFGFGVGGSSTLGLVLLVDTTRSQADAARLTGMVMLVAFLAGAAGPALLGLMHDLTGSFVAGYATVLVLTALVLLSVPVLRPGRTIDDVPLPAGRAATEPVT, from the coding sequence GTGAGCGACTCCCCGGTCCCCCTCCCGCGGGAGGTAGCCCCACCGCCGGCCGGCCGGCCCCGGCTGCCCGCCTGGATCTTCGTGGCGATGGTGGCCCTGATCGGGCTGAACCTGCGCGCGGCTATGGGCTCGGTGCCGCCCCTCCTGCCCGACATCGCCGAGGACCTCCGGCTCTCGGCCACGTCGCAGGGGATGCTGACGTCGGTCGTGATCATCTTCATGGGGCTGTCGGCGCCGCTCGGTCAGCGGCTGGGCGCCCGGCTCGGCCCCGAGCGCGCCACCGTGGTCACCCTCCTGGTCCTGGCCGCCGGGTGCACGCTGCGCCTGGTCGCCGTGACCGAGCCGATCTTCCTGGTGTCCTCGGCCCTGGCCGGCATCGGGATGGGCGGCTCGTCGGCGCTGCTGCCGAGCCTGATCGCCGAGCACGTCCCGCGGATCCGCGGCCTGACCATGGGCGTGTACTCGACCGGCCTGGCGCTGGGTGTCGCGGTCGCGGCCTGGGTCGCCGTGCCGACGGAGCGGGCGCTGTCGGGCTGGCGGCCGGCCCTGGCGCTGTGGGGCGGCATCACCGCGCTCACCGCGCTGCTGTGGCTCGCTCTCGTCCCCCGGCTGCGCGCCCGGACCGGCCCGGCCCGCGCTGCGGCCCCGGTCGTGACGAACAACCGGCTCCCCTGGCGCTCGCCGACGGCGCGATGGGTCACCTGGTTCACGGCCGCCAACATGATCATCGGGTTCAGCGGGCTCGCGTGGATCACGCCGTTCTACGTCGACCTCGGCGTGCCCGGACAGCGGGCGGCCGAGTACTTCGTGCTCTTCCAGGTGGTCCAGTTGTTCGCCATGCTGACGCTGCCGTGGCTCACCGACTTCACGCGCGACCGGCGCCTGATGCTGGCGCTCTGCGTCGCGTGCAGCGGGATCGGCATCGTCTGCCTGCTCGTCGCCCCGCTCGCCCTCGCCGTCCCGGCCGTGCTGGTGTTCGGCTTCGGGGTGGGTGGGAGCTCCACCCTCGGACTGGTCCTCCTGGTCGACACCACGCGGTCGCAGGCCGACGCCGCCCGGCTGACCGGGATGGTCATGCTCGTGGCGTTCCTCGCCGGGGCGGCCGGGCCTGCGCTCCTGGGCCTGATGCACGACCTCACCGGAAGCTTCGTCGCCGGCTACGCCACGGTGCTCGTGCTCACCGCCCTGGTCCTGCTCAGCGTGCCGGTGTTGCGGCCGGGCCGGACCATCGACGACGTGCCGCTGCCGGCCGGCCGGGCCGCCACCGAGCCGGTCACCTGA
- a CDS encoding NAD(P)/FAD-dependent oxidoreductase yields MSRSIVVVGAGLAGLRAVEQLRGAGWTDHLVVVGTEVHHPYNRPPLTKAALQGGVDPAALAFRRRPSTEDVEWRLGTTVTAADLDARTVTLDDGGTLAFDGLVAASGVSSRRLALDAPLHWRHAIRTAEDAHALHQQLRPGAQVVIVGAGFIGCEVAATAVGLGCTVTVVEPFSVPLERQVGPLVGGEIRRRHEEHGVRFALGRTVVAVEGEDGPSAVLLDEGTRLPADVVVEAVGSVANTGWLEGQGLDLSNGVLCDLDLHPLRSGAPVPHVVAVGDVARFPVPMSGNLHRIEHWTMPTDMAGHAARSLLAGIEGHRPEGPPFFPVPTFWSDQYGVRIQSFGLPALGLDDVRVLDGDLQTESVVGYHRDGVLVGLVLFGMGKQMIAYRQQLVEQAQAAIADLVPGAAS; encoded by the coding sequence ATGAGCCGCAGCATCGTCGTCGTCGGAGCCGGACTGGCGGGCCTCCGGGCCGTCGAGCAGCTGCGCGGAGCGGGGTGGACCGACCACCTCGTCGTCGTCGGCACCGAGGTGCACCACCCCTACAACCGGCCGCCGCTGACGAAGGCCGCCCTGCAGGGCGGCGTCGACCCGGCCGCCCTCGCCTTCCGCCGCCGCCCGTCGACCGAGGACGTCGAGTGGCGCCTGGGCACCACGGTCACCGCGGCCGACCTCGACGCGCGCACCGTGACCCTGGACGACGGCGGCACGCTCGCCTTCGACGGACTGGTCGCCGCGTCCGGCGTCTCGTCCCGGCGCCTGGCCCTCGACGCGCCGCTGCACTGGCGGCACGCGATCCGCACCGCCGAGGACGCCCACGCGCTGCACCAGCAGCTGCGCCCGGGCGCCCAGGTCGTCATCGTCGGCGCCGGCTTCATCGGCTGCGAGGTGGCCGCCACCGCGGTGGGGCTCGGCTGCACGGTGACGGTCGTCGAGCCCTTCTCGGTGCCGCTCGAGCGGCAGGTCGGCCCACTGGTCGGCGGGGAGATCCGCCGCCGTCACGAGGAGCACGGTGTCCGCTTCGCGCTCGGCCGCACGGTCGTCGCGGTGGAGGGCGAGGACGGTCCGTCGGCGGTTCTCCTGGACGAAGGCACCCGACTGCCGGCCGACGTGGTCGTCGAGGCCGTGGGCTCGGTGGCCAACACCGGCTGGCTGGAGGGCCAGGGCCTCGACCTGAGCAACGGCGTCCTCTGCGACCTGGACCTGCACCCGCTGCGGTCCGGCGCCCCCGTGCCGCACGTGGTCGCCGTCGGCGACGTCGCCCGCTTCCCCGTGCCCATGTCGGGCAACCTGCACCGCATCGAGCACTGGACGATGCCCACCGACATGGCCGGGCACGCGGCGCGCAGCCTGCTCGCCGGCATCGAGGGCCACCGGCCGGAGGGGCCGCCGTTCTTCCCGGTGCCCACGTTCTGGAGCGACCAGTACGGCGTCCGGATCCAGTCCTTCGGCCTGCCGGCGCTGGGCCTCGACGACGTCCGCGTGCTGGACGGCGACCTGCAGACGGAGAGCGTCGTCGGCTACCACCGCGACGGGGTGCTCGTCGGGCTGGTGCTCTTCGGCATGGGCAAGCAGATGATCGCCTACCGGCAGCAACTGGTCGAGCAGGCGCAGGCCGCGATCGCCGACCTGGTGCCGGGGGCGGCGTCCTGA
- the npdG gene encoding NADPH-dependent F420 reductase, translating into MTASTEAPSAGLHGSVIGILGGTGPQGRGLAKRFAESGLRVVVGSRSAERAETVASELGAGVRGASNEDCARSADVVVVAVPWDGHRELVESLAKDLAGKVVVDCVNPLGFDERGPHALAVEEGSAAQQAQQLLPDSTVVAAFHHLSAVSLLDDDVTDVGADVLVLGDDRAATDLVQELSGRIAGCRGIYAGRLRNAHQVEALTANLIAINRRYKAHAGVKITDV; encoded by the coding sequence ATGACCGCGTCCACCGAAGCCCCGTCCGCCGGTCTCCACGGCTCCGTCATCGGGATCCTGGGCGGCACGGGCCCCCAGGGGCGCGGGCTGGCCAAGCGCTTCGCCGAGAGCGGCCTGCGGGTCGTCGTCGGCTCGCGCTCGGCCGAGCGGGCCGAGACCGTCGCCTCGGAGCTGGGCGCCGGCGTGCGCGGGGCCTCGAACGAGGACTGCGCCCGGTCCGCCGACGTCGTCGTGGTCGCCGTGCCGTGGGACGGGCACCGCGAGCTGGTCGAGTCACTGGCCAAGGACCTCGCCGGCAAGGTCGTCGTCGACTGCGTCAACCCGCTCGGCTTCGACGAGCGCGGGCCGCACGCCCTCGCCGTCGAGGAGGGCAGTGCCGCGCAGCAGGCCCAGCAGCTGCTCCCGGACTCGACCGTCGTCGCGGCGTTCCACCACCTGTCGGCGGTCAGCCTGCTCGACGACGACGTGACCGACGTAGGCGCCGACGTCCTGGTCCTGGGGGACGACCGCGCGGCGACCGACCTGGTGCAGGAGCTGTCCGGCCGGATCGCCGGCTGCCGGGGCATCTACGCCGGCCGGCTGCGCAACGCCCACCAGGTGGAGGCGCTCACCGCCAACCTGATCGCGATCAACCGGCGCTACAAGGCGCACGCCGGCGTCAAGATCACCGACGTCTAG
- a CDS encoding FAD-dependent oxidoreductase gives MEQFDVVVLGTGAAGLCAALAAADAGARVGLFEKSDQVGGTTALSSAVAWLPANKYAAEAGVSDSREEGLAYLASLSHGMILPELAEAFVDTGPELCEWLETSTPLQLRLVPGFPDYHPEHPGGKPQGGRSLEPELFSFRQIPGWGERMVGVTRPMRVTETPIGGGTGVLPADVEAERRAEQIEGLGRAMVGSLLKGCLDHDVVPRTGHRATELVTDGDRVVGVRFETAEGPVEVGARSVILATGGFEHDESLVRDFLRGPIRFPAGVPTNTGDGLRMAMRLGARLGNMREAWWVPVAALPKPEDQAHQPVLLVLRERTLPRSLMVNRFGERFTNEAANYNALGGAFHQFDAASFSYLNQPCWLIMDQGFVDRYGGFGTAAGGPLPDWVLRADDLPSLAERIGVPADALQATVTRFNALAEKGHDDDFGRGDSAYDGWCGDRSAYPGTAATLGPVDTAPYYAVELISSTLGTKGGPRTDVDGAVLDVDGNRIDGLFAAGNVMAGPTGMVYGGAGGTLGPALVFGYRAGRAAATRPTPEEPEPRFRPPSWGAETAVLAPRRR, from the coding sequence GTGGAGCAGTTCGACGTCGTCGTCCTGGGCACCGGCGCCGCCGGCCTCTGCGCGGCGCTGGCCGCGGCCGACGCCGGGGCGCGAGTGGGTCTGTTCGAGAAGTCGGACCAGGTCGGGGGGACCACCGCGCTGTCCAGCGCGGTCGCCTGGCTGCCGGCCAACAAGTACGCGGCCGAGGCCGGCGTGAGCGACTCCCGGGAGGAGGGGCTGGCCTACCTGGCGAGCCTGTCCCACGGGATGATCCTCCCAGAACTCGCCGAGGCCTTCGTCGACACCGGCCCCGAGCTGTGCGAGTGGCTGGAGACCTCCACTCCGCTGCAGTTGCGCCTGGTGCCGGGGTTCCCGGACTACCACCCGGAGCACCCGGGCGGGAAGCCGCAGGGTGGTCGCTCGCTGGAGCCCGAGCTGTTCTCGTTCCGCCAGATCCCCGGCTGGGGCGAGCGGATGGTCGGCGTCACGCGCCCGATGCGCGTGACCGAGACCCCGATCGGTGGGGGCACCGGCGTGCTGCCGGCCGATGTCGAGGCCGAACGGCGGGCCGAGCAGATCGAGGGGCTCGGCCGGGCGATGGTGGGCTCGCTGCTCAAGGGCTGCCTGGACCACGACGTCGTCCCCCGCACGGGGCACCGGGCGACCGAGCTGGTCACGGACGGCGACCGCGTGGTCGGGGTGCGGTTCGAGACCGCCGAGGGGCCGGTCGAGGTCGGTGCGCGATCGGTGATCCTCGCGACCGGCGGGTTCGAGCACGACGAGTCCCTGGTCCGCGACTTCCTGCGCGGCCCCATCCGCTTCCCCGCCGGAGTCCCGACGAACACCGGGGACGGGCTGCGGATGGCGATGCGGCTCGGCGCGCGCCTGGGCAACATGCGCGAGGCGTGGTGGGTACCGGTCGCCGCCCTGCCCAAGCCGGAGGACCAGGCACACCAGCCGGTCCTGCTCGTGCTGCGCGAGCGCACGCTGCCGCGCTCGCTGATGGTCAACCGGTTCGGGGAGCGGTTCACCAACGAGGCGGCCAACTACAACGCCCTGGGGGGCGCGTTCCACCAGTTCGACGCCGCCTCGTTCAGCTACCTCAACCAGCCCTGCTGGCTGATCATGGACCAGGGATTCGTCGACCGGTACGGCGGCTTCGGGACGGCGGCGGGTGGCCCGTTGCCGGACTGGGTGCTGCGCGCCGACGACCTGCCGTCGCTGGCCGAGCGGATCGGCGTGCCCGCGGACGCTCTGCAGGCCACGGTCACGCGCTTCAACGCCCTCGCGGAGAAGGGCCACGACGACGACTTCGGTCGCGGCGACAGCGCGTACGACGGCTGGTGCGGCGACCGGTCGGCCTATCCGGGCACGGCGGCGACCCTGGGCCCGGTGGACACCGCGCCGTACTACGCCGTCGAACTCATCTCTTCGACCCTCGGCACGAAGGGCGGTCCGCGCACCGACGTGGACGGCGCGGTGCTCGACGTCGACGGGAACCGCATCGACGGCCTGTTCGCCGCCGGCAACGTGATGGCCGGTCCGACGGGCATGGTCTACGGCGGCGCCGGCGGCACGCTGGGACCCGCGCTGGTCTTCGGCTACCGCGCCGGCCGCGCAGCGGCGACCCGCCCCACCCCTGAGGAGCCAGAACCGCGGTTTCGGCCCCCCTCCTGGGGGGCCGAAACCGCGGTTCTGGCTCCTAGACGTCGGTGA